TTCATGTAAGTGCCATAACTATCAATTGATGTcttgttttcaatttttgtaCCATATATAGTATCACTTTTTCATCCACCGTAGATAGAAACATTGATTGCATCACCTTGTTCTCTACTTTTTGATTGtcattcacatttttcattttttttgtcatttcatttgCTAAATTAGATCCAATATTTATGAAGaatgaattaaattaattaacaaCTGCATCTAGATTTTATATACTGTATCTCTGTTAacttttgtaaaataatttagaaaGTTTACTGATCCTGTCTTTTTTCCCATTACCCTGTTGAAAATATCCCATGTGgcattagtattatttttaatttcaactAAAATTTTATGAtaatcgtttttttgtttttctcaaaatgtcagtaatttctttttacattttaattttttttttcagaagtctgatctacatttgaaaaaaatgtgtatgtagttaatttttctttttgcaggcATTCTGTAAGCCCCTTGTCATCCAGGTTTTTTATGAGTATTATGTTTGCTTCTACATAAAACCTTTGGACAATGTTGatcatataaaaaacaaatgagaggTGAACCGTATGCAGAATTTACATCATCAACATAAACTCTATTCCATTGTTGTTTTAGCAGATCATTTTCAAAGGCATTTACTACTTCTTCAGTCCTGGTTCTTATAGATCTGTTATTCTGAACCAGTTTCTTTGGTGGCATTTTGTAATCAAAAGTTGCAAATACAGGTAGATGGTCACTGATGTCACTTATAACTAGACCACTATTTATATTATTCTCCAGAACATTTGTGAATATATTGTCAATTAAGATTGCAGTAGTTGTAGTAATTCTGCTTTGTGATTAATGGGTACAACCCTCTACTGTATAACCACCACTTGAAGGAAAATGATTGGAGAGGTTGCCAACAGCCTCAGATCTTTGTCCCTGTAGCCACTGGGGGTGCATGAACCTGTATGATGAATGTTTACAAATCTATTATTCATCTTTTGATTAGCCAGTTAGTCCCAAGTAAGTTAAAAGTATCTGTTCTACTTCCTCCAAAAAAAATTCCCTTCTATATTGAAACAAAAACTATCTCTGGTTAAGTTTCTATTTTCAATAGAACTTTTCAAATTAAACCgattaaaatatttgtatttcaccttctaattttttattctgttttattgtttttctaatttctatttcatttttttaattacttttttatttcaagaaagtGTGTGTTCATATAAGGTTGGGGTTGATGGTGTGATAAAGGTTACAAATGCTGatagtatgttttttttgtaattttttgatAAACACTTTTATGAAGGAAGTTATGAGGAAAAGGAGTTTCATTCACAACAGTTGAAAGTGGCTGAGACACAAAGATTTCTCCTACCAGAACCCAGATTATAGATGTCATCTGAAAGACACGCTTCTGAGATTTTCTTCTTTGAAGATgcactccaatgaaatttgtctttttcctatgttcttgtggcatctttcatttataaagaaaaattaagcttaaaaatgcattttgagtatttctttattcaaatcactgtgaattaGGAGCACAGACAAAAAtgcctttggaaaaagcttgtagcggTGACGTAGAACtgtgagccacaagctccctggtcctcttcattctgatgcatccaagacgactagatccagatcgtttccctcgtctgagccgtcatctggctccagactggatagctcaaatattaCTCACCATTTTCGTTTTACTGGTTATATTAGGTAGAGGTTGAGAGGAGCTTTACGCTTGTGGGAGAGCcagaaaacatttctaaaactttaattcacatgtttgttttttaaatgtgagtACTCCTGCTTTGATACTTCTAACAGCTGAAGTgaaccaaagaaaaacaactgtcCCACTTCACTAAAgtactcatccatccatcagtctTCTTCCGCTTATCCGGTACCAGCtcatgggggcagcagtctaagcaaagatgcccagacttccctcaccccggccaccttctccagctcctctgggggctCCCCGAGGCGGCTCTACTCCAAACTCTCTGCGGGTGACAGAGCTTCTCCCCCGatctctaagggagcgtccagccaccctacggaggaagctcatttcagccgcttgtatttggGACCTTTCTTTCTGTCATGACCCTAGGTGAGTCAAGGAACAAAGTAGTCAATATTACAAAAACAAGTGCCTCACCTACCTGACTAACAAGAACATGTCGTCTATGAAACAAGCCAAGAAATCAGACAATTGAGATacaaaacgttttttgtttCAGTGTACAGAAGGGAAACAAAACAATCTCAGTATTGGGTCATTTTTTTAGACTAATAATTTATAAATACAATCacttatttttataaatgtttcagCTGTGGTGTTACAATAATGAAATAATAGAAATCTGTTATAAATTAAGTAATATACATCGGCACACACAACACTTTAAAGTGCCATGTAAAGGATTTCAGTACAAgataacagaacaaaaaaaaacatatttacatgaaaattacattgtaaaaaaaataagtttctgAAATGATACCAAGTTGCCTTCAATTAAATAAGATGACACAACTCTGTTAACAAACTAAATTGACTTTTTGTGAAGAAATCagcctccctctctctctctccttgttttatttttacatttagaaaTCAATAATAGTCAGCCGGTTTGCTGCTGCTTCAAGTGCCGTCTTCATGTGTTTTCAAGTTTTCCAACCGGTCTAAGACTCAAAGCATCTTCgtctgtttaaaaataacaaaacccaaTCAAAGGTCAATGCAGAGGAGTCAGAAGTGCTTCCAACATGCCACGATTTCAACTCCAGCATGCTGCAGAGCAAAGCCCTTTTCCTTCCATCTATGTTGGAAATGCTTGCAGTGGTTTAcgtttgaatgtgtgtgcacCACACAAACAGTCCCACCCTAACGAAAAACTAACATGCAGATGATCCCATCTCATTTTCTGGGTCTCCAGACTTTCACGCTAGCATCTCCAGTTGCAACTGCAACCACCCCTGCCTCTGCGCACACCTGAAAAATAATGTTGAGAGGAGTATTGGGAAAACGGGAACATGCAAAAAttagaacattttgttttttcatttaaactctATTGAATCTAGATGGATTGCTCTAAGTTATTGCGGATAAACGATGAGGTAGTCTTAACACATATCAGGTTCTAATTCAAATGTGATCGGCAGCCAGTTTTATGTTAAATTAATGTAAAGACACGATCAGAGAACCTTCGGCAGAATTTGGATGCCGGGCGCAATGCAGCGGTCTGGTGGGAGCATGGCAAAAATTCAGATGCCACCTGAGTACAAATATATGAACTTTGGTGAAAATTTGGCGTCATGTCAACCAATTTGGAACTCAAGTTTGGCCCGTGACGTGTTGAGGATGTGATCAGTGAGTTAAGTCCAACACCTACAtagaggagaatctgattgttcttCTTGTGAACTTGATgatacatgttttatttttagagagactacaataaaaaaggtcctccacatttttttttccctccgtgGACTAAAGCAggacagcaagtcgtcaaactgtgtcacagagagacggaagtaccgctgaaaacGGCCATCATTCAGACCCAGCTCCTACAGTAGATGGTGAAGTTCACCGttctgggagagtctctgaatgatctcatgaatccCGACATTGAAACGTATTTACTGATGGAAACGCATTTACTGATGTTTCTTTGGAGctcttcaaaagaaataaaccgGATATCTAGGCATCATTTCTCGTCTTCCCTGCACTGAGAGATACAGATGTAGTGATGATGCTAAAAACATTGGatagtagctcctcccacatgcggcgGTAGCATTCGGTTTATgataacacatttttggacaagcgtcCAGCAGCGACTTCGCCGTGCAAAATGCTTTTGGTGTGAACGCACCATAATGATGAAACCATGCTGACAAAGTGAAAGGGCTAACAGATCAATGCTTGGGGATGAAATACTTACTGCACTGACTGGAGATTTATACTTCAAAGTACGTACAGTTATAGGGGAAACAGAAGGAATATGTACCTGCAATAACAAAAAGACATTATAAGGTAAAATGCCCAAACACAAAcaggcaaagaaacagaaaaagttacCTTAAAGGTACGATCAGATGAGCAGGTGTAAAGGCTTGATGGTGAACTGTGGATTCCAGTGATGACAGCATGGTGCCCCACGTCAAACtgagtctttttttcccattgGTCCGCGTTCATGTAAAAGGCGTGCAGCAGGCCTTTACAGTCTCCCGCCCAGACCACGCAGCCGTCATAGCTCATGCGCATCGGATAATGCTTCAGCTACAAGCAGAAAGGTGACTCGGAATCAATTTTGGAGGTGAGCACCAGTTCAGAACTGTTAGGAAACAAATTGTGTGTGGCATTACCACAATTCTCTTCAAGATTTTCTCTGCCCTGCGGTCATAGATAACAACAGTGCTGTCTATACTCCCAGAGATGATGTGATTGTCGTCAGCGACTATGCAGGTTACAGCTTTTTTATGATACCTGAGGGTTTTGATCAGGGTGGCTTCAGCTGCAGAAAGAGGAATTAATCAGCCATTATTATTGGTCTGCAAGGAAACACTGTTCAATAAACCAAATCTTAGTTTCATATAAAACTCATCTTACCTCGAATGTCATACATGTTGATCTTCTTGTCAAAGGTACCTGCAAGCAGCACGTTGCTTTGAGAGGACAAGGAGAAGATGGGAGCTGCATTCCCAATCAGACATGTCTGTGCACCGCCTGCCTCTATATCCCACAGTTTAACTGTGCAGTCAAAACTCCCTGAGGCTAATAGAGGTCCTATGGATGCTAGACAACTGACCCAGCCGCGATGGCTCTGTGTTTCACCCTTACTTGCTAACGAGTACAACAGAGCTCCATTAGGGCCTGTTTTCACATCCCACAGTTTGACACTCCAGTCTCTGGAAGCTGTGGCACAGATTGCCCCTTCGCCACCAAGGAATAGGATTGAGTTAACCTGTGCAATGTGGGCTGAGGGTAGGACAATATGCTCCAGTGCTGGAGTTTCACTAGAGCTTTTTGAAACTTGATGGGGCATAGTTTCCTTATTTTCTCCAGAAAGAAAATTATTGTCTATTTCCAAGTCCTCTAGATGGCATCGCCTCACTTTGGCATCGAGGTCCCCCTCAGGTAAGCCCGCACCGTTCTCCGCTCCTTCTGGATTCTCTCTCAGTGTGGCTCCTTGCTCTCCCTCAAGGACAGACTGCATTAAAACATCTCCACTTAGAGGTTTTTCTGCCCAAGTGTCAACTAACTGTTCCATTTCCAAGCAAAATGAGGGCCAGtccatcatttttttcagcagaACTGGAATGCAAGTTTGATGTGCGGTAAGTCTCTGTGCACGGAGCTGCCAGGCAGTTGTGTCTTCAAGCAAAACTTTCAAAAAGGGGCTGACCTAAATTACAAgacagaggggggaaaaaaaacaacttattatAAACAAGTTTAACAGTTTACCACTAGTTGTGGAAACAGTTTATCCCAACCAAGCTTATTTTGAGTAGAGTAATTTGAAAGTTATGATCCAGAGTAGATTCAGACCTGcatttatctttaaataaattacaagaaaatctttaaaggcccactcctaCTATATTTTATCATTGTAAAATCatctccagtggtcttttaattatgactattccatttttagccaaaatatatatttaaaaaaactgtcattacttaagaaaaagtttctttaagCCCTCCACAACCCAGGCTTACAGGTGCtataaaaatggcgagcaatagtgCAAGATAGCAGCtcaaagcaggaaaacaaagatttacacggatctattggtctacaagcagatgcatcagaatagagcgaagcaggaagcttgtggctcacTGCCACACCTACACGTTTTcatttcgtctgctcctgattcccaactatttgaattaataaaatcacacagaaatgcaattttaagcttactttTCTATTTATATGTCCCCCATCGtgagaaaaaggctacaagaaaatgttaaagtcaccaaaaacccacattttcctcagagtggggCTTTGAGACTAACCTTTGGTAAGTCGTGGATGACAGTGTGAGCGGGAAGGTAGGAGGCGATGTGGCTCATCGCTTCCAGCGGCAGTGACAGCAGGTCCGCTTTTTCTGCAGGAGGTGCCACACCAACATCTGAGGGCAAATCCTCAGCAGCAACGGCAACACTGCAGGAGAGACAAGGATGGGTGAGCCTCAAAGGTTGAGAGCTGAGGAGACTGTCACTGTTCAGAGAGAGGGCTGTGTCCATGCGGATCAAGTCTAATAGAGGGCTGGAGAAGATGCATGCACCAGCAAAAGAGACTTCAGCGGATTATCAAAAGAGCAAGATTCAGAAAGAGTGgatgaggtggaggaacagaGATGGGTCACTTCTGAGAAACACAGAGGAAACGTCTCAACTGGACCAGTTTATCTACCAACTGTGCCCCACTACATGGATTTAAACAGAGTTACCTTGGCGAGTCAGCATTTTCCCTGGTTAAATTCCCGGGTTGAGGACAAAATAGACCTTTATGAGGCGTTTTTGTCTCTAAATCATTCGGATTCACCTCCATATATTCTGATAGCTCGTCAGCTTCGATTATCGCAAAACAGTTCAGTTGATTTATTGTTAcattagtatttttaaaaatccgtTTGAAATACGTctaatggtaaaaaaataaaataacattgcgTTTATTAAGAAATATCTCTATAAAAAATTGTTGACTAATAAAGGAGACATAAATGAACCCGTTCTACGAATGGCTGCAGCCCGGCTTGTTATTCCACGGTTTTGAAATGAGCACTTCCGGTGTAAGCAAAAGACGTCATCGtcttcaaactgcgcatgtgcgaattaGTGCAGACAGAGGTGTACAGTGGGAACTTCTACCCTATTTATTGCTTTCAATCCCTTTGCAGTTACatgcaaaaaaatacataatcaataagaaaattaaaagaaaagtaaagaagTGAGAATAATTTCTGcaaatgttttggttaaaaaaaactcttttgcaTTTGTGTAATGGCCACTAACAACAAGAAGAGCACATTGTAAATCCTAAGAATGTGTGAGTTTTTAGTACGCCCCCCCTTCAAAAATAGGTCCAATTGGTTGTGTGAGGGTTTTACTTCATGGTTCCATTTTTAGgattcaaatacaaaaaaaagaccttGTCTCTTCGAGCTAAAATTCAAAATTAATTCAATACTCTTGTTCTATAAGgggtttattttaaagttcagagCTTTATTTTAGGGATTATTTGCCAGTTTTGTCACAAGCAAAGAGTCTTTTTACAAAATTACTAAATTGACACCCTTGGTAGGTTTTTGTAGAGCTAAACTGCCAAGTTAAAGAAGTCTGCCGGAGACACAAGAGGGCATCCAAGAGTTAAATACTTTATTGCAACACTGAAGAAGGAAACCTCTCCTATAATTGATATGTAGGGCTGTATTTAGGACTGTGTACATTAAGGTTCATCTGCTTTATCACTTTTGTGAAACGTAACAAGATTAAAGCGCATTTGGTAGAAGACAAAGTCATTTCAGTTCTCCAGTTCCCCCAAAAAACCCacatatattatcatatatggTAAAACAGAAAGGATCAGAAAAATAAGGATGAATGCAGGTGTTTTTTGTTACTGATGTTCTAGTGTTGTGCAGTGTCATTTCAAAGAAGTTTATATagaagtatatatatatatatatatatatatatatatatttttttttttaaacaagtcacAACCAGGGTTTTTTAAAGGCACCacacaaaaaagtaagaaaaaggtATCAAATATCAAATTGAGGGAATACTTTAAAGTCATTCTAGTCATTCCcaatcaggggtctgcaacatGTGGGGCTCCTTCATCCCACATTGTGGCGAACAATGtcaatgaaaaatgcatttgcaaTTAATTTCTTTTAGTTCATTGAATTTTGTCACTCCTATTAGaaattttatcatttaaaattagaaatatctgGCTTAATGCCCCCCAAAACGTAAATAAAGCGTGTTTTTCTAAACAATGTCTTTGTGGCTCTTGCAAGGTTTTCGTAAGTAAGAAAGTGGTCCACATGGTTCTTTTAGCATTAAAGGTTGCAGCACCCTGTTGTAAATCATCTAGATCAATGGCATAAGGTACATCCCAGATCATTCTCTTTTCTTCCATGCCTTTCAGCTGCTCCTTTTGGGGTCACCATGGAAATTGTGATTTGCATGTTTGATCTGGCTTTGCTTTTAAGTCAGATtttcttcctgacacaaccatCGATGCTCTTTAGAAGGACCCGGCCACCAGAGCAAGAGGAAGGGGGGAACCGGGGTTTGTTAATTTAGGTTATTTGGTTTGagcaacactttaaaaactCCGATGGATTAATTTTGATTCAGTAAACATAAATCTtctcaaataaattatttatttgtatgttCATTGGAAACAATGTGTATTTTGTTGTGTAGTTCCCTTTAGTCTGTGGCAATGGTCTGATCAGCCAGTGCCTAACCCCCTGGTGTGTCTTCAGGGCAGTTTAATTATttagagtttttgttttaaatcatgcCTGTTGTTGAGGCTCCATGGTTGGGTTATGTTTAGTTAGTAATCCTTTtcattgaccaaatactttataatcttgtaaatttaattatttttgctattttggCTAGATGCTTGGACATTATTGATCACAATTTTCCTCTTGTGACTTGTTCATGCAGGATTGCTCTAAAGCACACATATGTCTTACTTTAAATATTGCATTAGTTGCATTCGTGTCATTTGCAGAAATCCTTTAATGGCTTTGTGGAGGGGAGGAAGGCAGAGTAGAAGGAATTGATTGACCGCTTTGTGAAGTGGGGTGGTGGGGCAAGTGCCAGCAGCTGAAGACAAGGGCAATGGTGGACTGTAGGAGGAACAAAAGCCCTGGCAGCataatttcaattcaattttattcatatagcccaatattacaacaaggTTGTCTCAACGAGCTTCATATCAAAAGATAAAATtggttataaaatacaatagctgattgctaaactaaactaaattaaactaaacagactaaactaaactaggcatccctgcccttagaccgtccttctcggtaaggaaaactcccaaaaacaaaaacagattccaggaaataaaaaagaagagacCTCAGgtatgtccacatgaaggagggatgctctcccaggatggacaggcaatgtaccaggactgttaaagaagaattagcttatatAACTCTGccactacatgtttgaatagatgggtttcatccagatggaactggGGGACAGATGGGAGCGcaagacaaaccagaggtgaGGTCCACGGCCAAggacaggagcacagacgaACCAACTGGAATTTGAAATCACTCCAGCTTACCCATTGGGGAGTGAGACATAGGGACAaaacatgaatcgcactgcaccaatcATGCATGGAGGACTAAAGGAAAAATAACGATATAGAAAAGAGTAGAGCAGGAGAGAAGtaaatgagaaaagaggacagaaccccagtgcatcATACTTTCCCCAGCATCCAATTTCTAGCAGCCTGAGagcaactaattgttattattattgaaattgaattcaaacatgttaatgtTAAGTTGTATGCACTGTGGTACTTATAGTAGATGggaataataataacaataacagaaaatctacatttttagtaaaacaaTATTAATACAATAAAGTGTTA
The nucleotide sequence above comes from Oryzias latipes chromosome 5, ASM223467v1. Encoded proteins:
- the fbxw9 gene encoding F-box/WD repeat-containing protein 9 encodes the protein MEVNPNDLETKTPHKGLFCPQPGNLTRENADSPSVAVAAEDLPSDVGVAPPAEKADLLSLPLEAMSHIASYLPAHTVIHDLPKVSPFLKVLLEDTTAWQLRAQRLTAHQTCIPVLLKKMMDWPSFCLEMEQLVDTWAEKPLSGDVLMQSVLEGEQGATLRENPEGAENGAGLPEGDLDAKVRRCHLEDLEIDNNFLSGENKETMPHQVSKSSSETPALEHIVLPSAHIAQVNSILFLGGEGAICATASRDWSVKLWDVKTGPNGALLYSLASKGETQSHRGWVSCLASIGPLLASGSFDCTVKLWDIEAGGAQTCLIGNAAPIFSLSSQSNVLLAGTFDKKINMYDIRAEATLIKTLRYHKKAVTCIVADDNHIISGSIDSTVVIYDRRAEKILKRIVLKHYPMRMSYDGCVVWAGDCKGLLHAFYMNADQWEKKTQFDVGHHAVITGIHSSPSSLYTCSSDRTFKVHIPSVSPITVRTLKYKSPVSAVCAEAGVVAVATGDASVKVWRPRK